Proteins encoded by one window of ANME-2 cluster archaeon:
- a CDS encoding type II toxin-antitoxin system RelE/ParE family toxin, whose amino-acid sequence MTFDVLVLPDIFKNLPPNFRDNIKAAIKELNDPFPGSGKGEKKEIKGANDVAYRLRVGSFRIFYRIDKEKRTVYVFDILTAEQAHKKYGRL is encoded by the coding sequence ATGACCTTTGATGTATTGGTTCTTCCAGATATTTTTAAGAACCTCCCGCCCAATTTTAGGGATAACATCAAGGCAGCAATTAAAGAGTTGAATGACCCTTTCCCAGGATCTGGAAAAGGTGAGAAAAAGGAAATTAAAGGTGCTAATGATGTTGCATATCGTTTAAGAGTAGGAAGTTTTCGCATCTTCTATCGAATCGATAAGGAAAAACGTACCGTTTACGTATTTGACATTTTGACAGCAGAACAGGCACATAAAAAATATGGCCGATTGTGA
- a CDS encoding type II toxin-antitoxin system HicA family toxin, producing the protein MKLPVVSGEKVIKVLLKAGFVKVRQRGSHVRLENIEGDDIIKVTVPLHNSLKKGTLSRIIKEAGLTNDEFVDFI; encoded by the coding sequence ATGAAGTTACCAGTAGTTTCAGGCGAGAAAGTAATTAAAGTTCTATTAAAAGCGGGGTTTGTAAAAGTAAGGCAACGGGGAAGCCATGTGAGATTGGAAAACATTGAAGGCGATGATATAATTAAAGTCACGGTTCCATTACATAACTCTTTGAAGAAGGGGACACTAAGCAGAATAATCAAAGAAGCTGGTTTAACCAACGATGAATTTGTTGATTTTATATAA
- a CDS encoding type II toxin-antitoxin system HicB family antitoxin: MKFKVVLEPAEEGGYVVYVPSLPGCISEGDSKEEALNNIKEAIELYLEPTENPILTNFAEVAEVAV; the protein is encoded by the coding sequence TTGAAGTTCAAAGTAGTCTTAGAGCCAGCTGAAGAAGGCGGCTATGTGGTATATGTGCCTTCACTTCCAGGATGTATTTCTGAGGGTGATAGTAAAGAAGAAGCGCTAAATAACATTAAAGAGGCTATAGAACTTTATTTAGAACCTACCGAAAATCCAATTTTAACGAACTTTGCTGAAGTTGCTGAAGTTGCTGTCTAA
- a CDS encoding HD domain-containing protein, whose protein sequence is MTFQDNNPIVEAFNFAYNAHKNTCQKSSTIPYIVHPLDVASTLMKNNAPEHVVIAGLLHDVVEDEDYTLSDIRDAFGEAVATLVDGASEPEELIHTDRSNKQDLH, encoded by the coding sequence ATGACTTTTCAAGATAATAATCCAATCGTTGAAGCATTCAATTTTGCCTATAATGCCCATAAAAACACCTGCCAGAAAAGTTCAACCATACCCTACATCGTCCATCCTCTGGACGTTGCTTCCACCCTCATGAAGAATAATGCCCCCGAGCACGTGGTTATCGCCGGATTGCTGCATGATGTTGTAGAAGATGAAGATTACACCCTGTCCGATATCAGAGATGCGTTCGGCGAAGCGGTGGCAACCCTGGTAGATGGTGCTTCCGAGCCGGAAGAACTAATACATACGGACAGGAGCAATAAGCAAGACCTCCACTGA
- a CDS encoding MarR family transcriptional regulator, with protein MDFKLSELELKIIAILDNSPTMSELARQTGVTAGYISRVVTALQHKGFVEVSKTGITKHVGLSCNLHAVKLMTILHKRSYMPLAELLAGSSIKVLAVLSTGKANLIRLIDESGISEATIRRNIREFKNHAIVLQRDSEYELSPDLEDIREFIRDYCSYFAVSTLNKLSSHGRFITSHGFEFLLVSDITIRHENIQPTGLTAISKIIPLMQTENHYFYSLRELSCEEIAVHAIALDPYSKRNLTYVILYMLKIKIDSNRFIKISHQYGIDIAGSIVNLVNTWEQPEEKFMPSPLYIKQKAAEYDIKCHE; from the coding sequence ATGGACTTCAAACTTTCAGAACTCGAACTGAAAATAATAGCAATTCTCGATAATTCACCCACCATGAGCGAGCTTGCCAGGCAAACAGGAGTTACTGCAGGATATATTTCGAGGGTAGTAACAGCATTACAACATAAAGGGTTTGTGGAGGTCTCCAAAACGGGCATCACAAAGCATGTGGGACTGAGTTGCAACCTGCATGCTGTTAAACTCATGACCATCCTTCACAAACGAAGTTATATGCCCCTTGCTGAACTTTTAGCGGGGTCAAGTATAAAGGTCCTGGCCGTACTGTCCACCGGAAAAGCAAACCTTATCCGACTGATTGATGAGAGCGGGATATCAGAAGCAACTATCCGTCGCAATATCAGGGAATTTAAAAATCATGCCATTGTGCTTCAACGGGATTCAGAATACGAATTATCCCCTGACCTGGAGGATATCAGGGAATTCATCAGGGATTATTGCTCCTACTTTGCAGTATCCACATTAAACAAATTATCATCGCATGGTCGTTTTATCACATCACATGGCTTTGAATTTCTTTTAGTTTCAGACATAACTATCAGACATGAAAATATCCAACCCACTGGATTAACTGCAATATCAAAAATAATCCCGCTCATGCAGACCGAAAACCATTATTTCTATTCATTGAGGGAACTGTCCTGCGAAGAAATTGCAGTCCATGCAATTGCCCTAGATCCATACAGCAAAAGGAACCTTACCTATGTGATACTGTACATGCTAAAAATAAAAATCGATTCAAATCGGTTTATAAAAATTTCACACCAGTATGGCATTGATATTGCAGGAAGCATAGTAAACCTGGTAAATACCTGGGAACAACCTGAAGAAAAATTCATGCCATCACCCTTGTATATTAAACAAAAAGCAGCGGAGTATGACATAAAATGTCACGAATAG
- a CDS encoding type II toxin-antitoxin system HicB family antitoxin gives MHKYAIEIFYSEEDEGYIAVVPELQGCSAFGETEEEALEEVKIGMELWLETAIKESRKIPKPIKKEILKTFFENSLLTSTA, from the coding sequence ATGCATAAATATGCAATAGAGATATTTTATAGCGAAGAAGATGAAGGATATATCGCTGTAGTTCCAGAACTTCAAGGATGTTCAGCTTTCGGAGAAACTGAAGAAGAAGCACTGGAAGAAGTAAAAATAGGAATGGAACTTTGGCTTGAGACCGCCATAAAAGAAAGCAGGAAAATACCCAAACCTATCAAAAAAGAGATTCTCAAGACATTTTTCGAAAACAGTTTATTGACATCCACCGCTTAA